The following proteins are encoded in a genomic region of Dasypus novemcinctus isolate mDasNov1 chromosome 3, mDasNov1.1.hap2, whole genome shotgun sequence:
- the LOC101439697 gene encoding olfactory receptor 4Q2, translating to MDKNQTGVTKAFVLAGFSETPAIEAGLFALFLIFYVSTWLGNVLIMATVASDNHLNSSPMYFLLGNLSFLDLCYSTVTTPKLLADFLDDQKLIPYDQCITQLFFLHFVGAAEMFLLTVMAYDRYVAICRPLHYTTVMSRGLCCVLVTASWMGGFVHSIVQTILTIRLPFCGPNRVDNFFCDVPPIIKLACEDTFVIELLMVSNSGLISTSSFVVLLSSYTTILVKIRSKEGRRKALSTCGSHLMVVTLFFGPCIFIYARPFSTFSVDKMVSVLYNVITPMLNPLIYTLRNKEVKSAMQKLWGRSRRTRTNFLKAENLRLKH from the coding sequence ATGGACAAAAACCAAACAGGAGTTACAAAAGCATTTGTACTGGCAGGCTTTTCTGAGACTCCAGCTATTGAGGCAGGGCTCTTTGCATTATTCCTCATCTTCTATGTGTCCACTTGGCTGGGTAATGTCCTTATCATGGCCACAGTGGCCTCTGATAACCACCTGAATTCATCACCCATGTATTTCCTTCTTGGAAACCTCTCTTTCCTTGACTTATGTTATTCAACAGTAACAACCCCTAAGCTTCTGGCTGACTTCCTTGATGATCAGAAGCTTATTCCTTATGACCAGTGCATCACGCAGCTCTTTTTCCTGCATTTTGTAGGGGCGGCAGAGATGTTCCTTCTCACTGTGATGGCCTATGATCGCTATGTTGCCATTTGTCGTCCCTTGCACTACACCACTGTCATGAGTCGAGGTTTGTGCTGTGTGTTGGTAACTGCTTCCTGGATGGGAGGATTTGTGCACTCCATTGTCCAGACAATTCTCACTATCCGTCTGCCTTTTTGTGGACCAAACCGGGTGGACAACTTCTTTTGTGATGTTCCCCCTATCATTAAACTTGCCTGTGAGGACACCTTTGTTATTGAATTGCTAATGGTATCTAATAGTGGGTTGATCTCCACCAGTTCCTTTGTGGTGCTGCTTTCTTCTTACACAACTATTCTTGTCAAGATTCGCTCCAAGGAAGGAAGGCGAAAAGCACTCTCCACTTGTGGCTCCCACCTCATGGTAGTAACACTCTTTTTTGGGCCCTGTATTTTCATCTATGCTCGACCTTTCTCCACTTTTTCTGTGGACAAGATGGTGTCTGTGCTCTACAATGTCATCACCCCCATGCTGAACCCCCTTATTTATACACTACGGAATAAAGAGGTCAAATCAGCAATGCAGAAGCTATGGGGCCGAAGTAGACGTACAAGAACAAACTTTTTGAAGGCAGAGAATCTGAGGTTAAAACATTAA